Proteins encoded together in one Impatiens glandulifera chromosome 1, dImpGla2.1, whole genome shotgun sequence window:
- the LOC124922713 gene encoding sucrose nonfermenting 4-like protein isoform X1, whose amino-acid sequence MLPLRMDYARETGRGVGIPIVPIRFVWPYGGKNVSLCGSFTGWSGHYQMIPAEGCPSVFQTICNLAPGYHEYKFFVDGEWRYDDRQPYASGNYGTVNTLLLARDSDYVTTNQMNSGSSMDVDNEAFRRLVRVTDGSFHDNIPRISEADLEFSRLRISDFLSSHTTYELLPESGKVIALDIDLPVKQAFHILHEQGISVAPLWDVYKGKFVGVLSALDFILITKELGRHESNLSEEELETYTISSWKEAKSYSNRHVDGSGRPLERQLIHQAGPDENLKNVALKIMRSGVSTVPIIHSSSGDGSNPQLLHLSSLSGILKCICRYFRHSSALLPILQLPVGTIPLGTWVPKIGEQCGRPLAMLRASASLGSALDLLVQAGVSSIPIVDDNDSLLDIYSRSDITALAKEKVYTHINLEEMTVNQALQLSQDSSSPSFSSQRCHMCLRSDPLHHVMERLAKPGVRRLIVVEAGSKHVEGIITLSDVFRFILA is encoded by the exons ATGTTACCTTTGAGAATGGACTATGCACGAGAAACTGGAAGAGGAGTTGGGATACCTATAGTCCCAATCCGATTTGTATGGCCTTATGGTGGAAAGAACGTGTCCCTTTGCGGTTCATTTACCGG GTGGTCGGGCCACTACCAGATGATTCCAGCTGAAGGGTGTCCGTCAGTGTTTCAGACAATTTGCAACTTGGCTCCTGGTTATCACGAG TATAAATTCTTTGTTGATGGAGAATGGCGCTATGATGATCGGCAGCCTTATGCTAGTGGGAACTATGGGACAGTAAACACTCTCTTGTTGGCTAGGGATTCTGATTATGTTACTACCAATCAAATGAATTCTGGTTCTAGCATGGATGTGGATAATGAAGCCTTTCGGCGTTTG GTTAGGGTTACAGATGGTTCATTTCATGACAATATTCCTAGGATTTCAGAAGCTGATTTAGAATTCTCCCGCCTCCGAATATCTGATTTCTTGTCTTCGCATACCACTTATGAATTGCTTCCTGAGTCAGGCAAG GTGATTGCTCTTGATATTGATTTACCCGTTAAACAAGCCTTTCATATCCTGCATGAACAG GGAATTTCAGTGGCTCCTCTCTGGGATGTTTATAAAGGAAAGTTTGTTGGAGTTCTTAGTGCCttggattttattttgatcacAAAAGAG CTTGGTAGGCATGAATCCAATCTGTCTGAGGAGGAACTTGAGACATACACTATATCTTCATGGAAAGAAGCAAAATCGTACTCAAACAGACATGTTGATGGCAGTGGAAGACCGTTAGAAAGGCAACTCATTCAT CAGGCTGGTCCGGATGAGAATTTGAAGAATGTTGCCTTAAAGATTATGCGTAGTGGAGTATCTACTGTCCCTATTATTCATTCATCCTCCGGAGATGGCTCAAATCCCCAACTATTACATCTTAGCTCACTTTCAGGAATCCTAAAAT GTATTTGTAGGTATTTCAGACATTCTTCTGCTTTATTACCTATACTCCAGTTACCAGTTGGTACAATTCCTTTGGGCACTTGGGTTCCAAAAATTGGAGAACAGTGTGGACGGCCATTAGCTATGTTGAGAGCATCGGCTTCTCTTGGTTCTGCTTTAGATTTGTTAGTTCAAG CTGGAGTTAGTTCCATTCCAATTGTTGACGACAATGACTCATTGTTGGACATATATAGTCGAAG tGATATTACAGCTTTGGCAAAAGAAAAAGTGTATACCCACATTAATCTCGAGGAGATGACAGTTAATCAA GCCTTGCAGCTGAGCCAAGATTCATCTTCACCTAGCTTCAGCAGTCAAAGATGTCACATGTGTTTGCGTTCTGATCCACTTCATCATGTGATGGAGCGGTTGGCAAAACCAGGCGTTCGAAGGCTTATTGTTGTGGAGGCTGGAAGTAAACATGTAGAAGGTATCATAACATTGAGCGACGTATTCAGATTTATACTTGCCTAG
- the LOC124922713 gene encoding sucrose nonfermenting 4-like protein isoform X2, with amino-acid sequence MLPLRMDYARETGRGVGIPIVPIRFVWPYGGKNVSLCGSFTGWSGHYQMIPAEGCPSVFQTICNLAPGYHEYKFFVDGEWRYDDRQPYASGNYGTVNTLLLARDSDYVTTNQMNSGSSMDVDNEAFRRLVRVTDGSFHDNIPRISEADLEFSRLRISDFLSSHTTYELLPESGKVIALDIDLPVKQAFHILHEQGISVAPLWDVYKGKFVGVLSALDFILITKELGRHESNLSEEELETYTISSWKEAKSYSNRHVDGSGRPLERQLIHAGPDENLKNVALKIMRSGVSTVPIIHSSSGDGSNPQLLHLSSLSGILKCICRYFRHSSALLPILQLPVGTIPLGTWVPKIGEQCGRPLAMLRASASLGSALDLLVQAGVSSIPIVDDNDSLLDIYSRSDITALAKEKVYTHINLEEMTVNQALQLSQDSSSPSFSSQRCHMCLRSDPLHHVMERLAKPGVRRLIVVEAGSKHVEGIITLSDVFRFILA; translated from the exons ATGTTACCTTTGAGAATGGACTATGCACGAGAAACTGGAAGAGGAGTTGGGATACCTATAGTCCCAATCCGATTTGTATGGCCTTATGGTGGAAAGAACGTGTCCCTTTGCGGTTCATTTACCGG GTGGTCGGGCCACTACCAGATGATTCCAGCTGAAGGGTGTCCGTCAGTGTTTCAGACAATTTGCAACTTGGCTCCTGGTTATCACGAG TATAAATTCTTTGTTGATGGAGAATGGCGCTATGATGATCGGCAGCCTTATGCTAGTGGGAACTATGGGACAGTAAACACTCTCTTGTTGGCTAGGGATTCTGATTATGTTACTACCAATCAAATGAATTCTGGTTCTAGCATGGATGTGGATAATGAAGCCTTTCGGCGTTTG GTTAGGGTTACAGATGGTTCATTTCATGACAATATTCCTAGGATTTCAGAAGCTGATTTAGAATTCTCCCGCCTCCGAATATCTGATTTCTTGTCTTCGCATACCACTTATGAATTGCTTCCTGAGTCAGGCAAG GTGATTGCTCTTGATATTGATTTACCCGTTAAACAAGCCTTTCATATCCTGCATGAACAG GGAATTTCAGTGGCTCCTCTCTGGGATGTTTATAAAGGAAAGTTTGTTGGAGTTCTTAGTGCCttggattttattttgatcacAAAAGAG CTTGGTAGGCATGAATCCAATCTGTCTGAGGAGGAACTTGAGACATACACTATATCTTCATGGAAAGAAGCAAAATCGTACTCAAACAGACATGTTGATGGCAGTGGAAGACCGTTAGAAAGGCAACTCATTCAT GCTGGTCCGGATGAGAATTTGAAGAATGTTGCCTTAAAGATTATGCGTAGTGGAGTATCTACTGTCCCTATTATTCATTCATCCTCCGGAGATGGCTCAAATCCCCAACTATTACATCTTAGCTCACTTTCAGGAATCCTAAAAT GTATTTGTAGGTATTTCAGACATTCTTCTGCTTTATTACCTATACTCCAGTTACCAGTTGGTACAATTCCTTTGGGCACTTGGGTTCCAAAAATTGGAGAACAGTGTGGACGGCCATTAGCTATGTTGAGAGCATCGGCTTCTCTTGGTTCTGCTTTAGATTTGTTAGTTCAAG CTGGAGTTAGTTCCATTCCAATTGTTGACGACAATGACTCATTGTTGGACATATATAGTCGAAG tGATATTACAGCTTTGGCAAAAGAAAAAGTGTATACCCACATTAATCTCGAGGAGATGACAGTTAATCAA GCCTTGCAGCTGAGCCAAGATTCATCTTCACCTAGCTTCAGCAGTCAAAGATGTCACATGTGTTTGCGTTCTGATCCACTTCATCATGTGATGGAGCGGTTGGCAAAACCAGGCGTTCGAAGGCTTATTGTTGTGGAGGCTGGAAGTAAACATGTAGAAGGTATCATAACATTGAGCGACGTATTCAGATTTATACTTGCCTAG